The sequence CGCGGTCGAAAACGTGAAGCCCGACGACTATCAGAGCTACCTGGACGGCCAGAAGAAGGGGAACTACACCCTCTACGACGTGGGACCGAGCCTCGCCTCCCAGTTCATCTGGTTCAACCTCAACACCGTGAAGGAGCCGGGTAAGGACAAGCCGGTGGGCTCCACCTACGTCGATCCCGTGAAGTATGGCTGGTTCAAGCAGGCCGCCTTCCGCCGCGCGGTGTCGAAGGCGATCGATCGTGACGCCATGATCCGCGGACCCATGTTCGGCTACGGCATGAAGAGCTGGTCCACGGTCACGCCCGGCAACCCGAACTGGTTCTCGCCCCGGATCACCGGCGACGACTACGATCCCGAGGGCGCACGCCAGCTGCTTGCTTCGATCGGCATGAAAGATCGCAATGGCGACGGCGTGCTCGAGGACTCCGACGGGCACCCGATCAGCTTCACCATGAAGACCAACTCCGACAACGACCTCCGGAAGAGCATGCTCACCATGGTCAAGGAAGATCTGGCCAGGGTAGGGGTCCGGATCACTCCGCTGCCGACGCCGTTCAACACCCTGACCGGAAACCTGCGCAATGATTTTGACTACGACGCGATCTTCCTCGGACTCGCCTCGGGGGTTCCGCCCGACCCCGGCCTCTCGGCCAACGTCTACCGCGCGAGCGGGCTCACTCATTTCTGGAACATCAAGCAGCGCCAGCCCGAGACTCCGGAGGAAGCGCGACTCGACGCGCTCGCGGTGGTGCTGGCGCGCAGCGGCAACGACGCCGAGCGCCGGCGGGCGTTTCTCGAGATCCAGAAGCTGATGAACGAGCAGGCCTGGTTCGTGTTCCTGCCGGTGGTGAAGATCATGATTCCGGTGAGCAACCGCTTCGGCAACGCGCAACCGCAGATCGTGCCGAATCGCGTGCTCTGGAACATGGAGCGAGTCTTCCTCCGGCAACCGGCGCGCTCCGGCTGACGCGCCGGACCATGCGGACGTACGTCCTCCGCAGGTTCCTGCAGCTGATCCCGCTGTTGCTCGGGATCTCGGCGGTCACGTTTCTGCTCTTGCATCTCGCGCCCGGCAGCTTTCTCGATCAGGCCGCCGAGGATCCCACCGTGACCGCCGCGCGACTCGAGGCTCTGCGGCATCAATTCGGTCTCGATCGGCCGGCCTGGATCCAGTACCTCCTCTATCTCGGCAATCTGCTGCGCGGGAACCTCGGGGAGTCGTTCGTGCGCCATCAGCCGGTGGCGCTGGTGCTGCGCCAGGCGCTCGGCAACACGCTGCTGCTCACCGGCGCGGCCGCGCTCGTCACCTGGGCGCTGGCGCTCCCGCTCGGCACGCTGGCGGCGGCGCGCCAGCATCGCTGGCCCGATCGCCTCGCGACGGTGTCGGCCGTGCTCGGCCTCTCGATTCCGGAGGTCCTGTCGGGGCTGCTGTTGCTGCTGCTCGCCGCCCGCACCGGCTGGTTTCCGGTGGGCGGGATGCGCTCGCTCGACTGGGATCGGCTGAGTTTCATGGGGAAGCTCGGCGACCTGGCGCGGCACCTGGCATTGCCGGCCCTGGTGGTGGGGCTCACGCCGCTCGCCTCGCGGATGCGACAAATGCGCGCGAGCCTGCTCGACGTGCTGCGTCTCGACTACATCGCCACCGCCCGGGCCAAGGGTCTGGGAGAGTTCGCGGTGGTGACCCGGCACGCGCTCAGGAACGCGCTCAATCCCATGATCACGCTGTTCGGCTACACGCTGGGGGCGCTGGTCTCGGGCTCGTTCGTGGTCGAGATCATCTTCTCGTGGCCGGGACTGGGCCGGATCACGCTCGAGGCGCTGCTGGCGCACGACCAGTGGCTGGTGATGGGGGCAGTGCTGATGAGCTCGCTGGTGCTGGTGTCGGGCAACCTGGTGGCGGACCTCCTGCTGGTCGCGGCCGATCCGAGGATTCGCCATGAATGACACGCGGCGCGAATCCCTTCGCCCGCGCGCGAGGTTCCGGCTCACGCCTCCGGCGGCGGCGGCGGCGGCGGTGCTCGGGACGCTCTACCTGGTGGCGCTGCTCGGGCCGTTCATGGCGCCCTACGGTCAGGATTCTTCCGATCGTGCGCGCTTCTATCAACCGCCCCAGCGCCTTCACTGGGTGGACGAGCAGGGCGGTTTCCATTTGCGCCCGTTCGTGAGGCCGGTGGTCGCCTCGAGCGGCGGGGGTTTCGCCTACGCCGAGGACGCTTCGCGTCGCCTGCCGCTCCGCTTCCTCGTGCACGGCGAGGCCTATCGGTGGCTGGGCGTGCTGCACTCCGATCGCCATCTGTTCGGCGTCGGCGGCAGCGAGCGCGTCCTGCTGCTGGGCGCCGACGGCTTTGGTCGCGACGTGCTGTCGCGTCTCATCTTCGGCAGCCAGGTCTCGCTGACCGTGGGCCTGGTGGGCATCGCGATCTCGTTCTCGATCGGCATGCTGCTGGGCGGCATCTCGGGTTACTTTGGCGGCTGGGCGGATACGCTGCTGATGCGGTTCTGCGAATTGCTGCTCAGCATTCCCGGGCTCTACCTGATCCTGGCGCTGCGCTCGCTGTTCCCGCCCGATCTGCCGAACCCGCTCGTCTATCTCGGCATCGTCGGCATCCTCGCGCTGGTGGGATGGGCGTCGCTGGCGCGGGTGATTCGAGGCCTGGTGCTCTCGATCCGCGAGTCGGAGTACGTCGCCGCCGCCGAAGCGCTGGGGATGGGACGCGTGCGGATCCTGGTGCGCCACATCCTCCCCAACACGCTCTCGTTCGCAGTGGTGGCCGCCACGCTCGCGGTCCCCGGCTACGTGCTCGGCGAGGTGGCGCTGTCGTTCCTCGGCGTCGGCGTGCAGGAGCCGGCGGCCTCGTGGGGCAACATGCTCAATCAGGCGCGCAGCCTGCGCGTGCTCTCCTCGTTCCCGTGGTTGCTCTACGCGCCCGGTGCGGCGATAGTGCTGACCGTCATGGCTTACAACCTGCTCGGCGATGGTCTGCGCGACGCGCTCGATCCGCGCGCGGCGAAGGCGAGATGAGCGAGCCGTTGCTCGAGGTACGTGATCTCCAGACGCACTTCCACACCGATGATGGCGTGGTCCGCGCCGTGGACGGCGTCTCGTTCGAGCTGGACGCCGGCGAGACGCTGGCGGTGGTCGGGGAGTCGGGGAGCGGCAAGAGCGTGACCTCGCTCTCGATCCTGCGCCTGATTCCGGAGCCGCCCGGGAAGATCGTCGGCGGCTCGATCCGCTTCCGTGGGCGCGATCTCCTCTCGCTCGGGCCGCGCGAGATGCGCTCGATTCGCGGCAAGGAGATCTCGATGATCTTCCAGGAGCCGATGACCTCGCTCAATCCCGTCTACACCTGCGGAGAGCAAGTCCTCGAGGCCATCGTGCTCCACGACCGCGTGAGCCGCGCCGAAGCGCGAAAGCGGGCGATCGAGACCCTGGCGCTGGTCGGCATCCCTTCGCCCGGGCAGCGGGTGGACGAATATCCGCATCAGCTCTCGGGCGGCATGCGCCAGCGGGTCATGATCGCGATGGCGCTGGCCTGTCGGCCCGCGATCCTGATCGCCGACGAGCCCACCACCGCCCTGGACGTCACCATTCAGGCGCAGATCCTCGAGCTGTTGCATCGTCTGCAGCGCGAGCTGGGCATGGCGGTGCTGCTCATCACTCACGACCTCGGCGTGGTGGCCGAGACCGCCGATCGCGTGGCGGTGATGTACGCGGGCCAGGTCGTGGAGTACTGCGACGTGCGCTCGACGTTCGAACGTACCCGCCATCCCTACACCGCCGGCTTGCTGCACTCCCTTCCAAGGCTCGGCGAAGCGCGCGAGTCGCTGCGCGTGATTCCCGGCACCGTGCCGAACCCGGCGCGTTTCCCGAGCGGCTGTCGCTTCCATCCGCGCTGCCCGGTCGCGGTGGATCGCTGCCGAACGGAGCTCCCGCCGCTCGAGACGCTCGAGAGCGGTCATCGGGTGCGCTGCTGGCGCGCTGCCGAGATCGCGGAGGGGACGGTCACCCCGTTCGCGGCCGAGGGCGCGCCCCGTGGCTGATCCGCTGCTGGTCGTCGAAGAGTTGCGCAAGCACTTCCCGATCCGCCGCGGATTGTTCTCTCGCGTGGTGGGGCAGGTGCGCGCGGTGGACGGTGTCTCGTTCCACATCGCATCCGGCGAGGTGCTGGGGATGGTGGGGGAGAGTGGCTGCGGCAAGACCACCACTGGACGCTGCGTGCTGCGACTGATCGAGCCGACTTCGGGTCGCGTGAAGTTCGATGGCAGGGACGTCACCGCGATGAAGCGCGGCGAGCTCCGCTCGATGCGCCGCGAGATGCAGATCGTCTTTCAGGACCCGTACTCGAGTCTCAATCCGCGGCTGACGGTCGGCAGCATGCTGGGCGAGGCCCTGGCGATCCACGGGATCGCACGCGGCGCAAAGGCCCGCGAGCGGATCGCCGAGCTGCTCGTGCTGGTGGGACTCTCGCCGGATCACGCGCGGCGCTACCCGCACGAGTTCTCGGGCGGGCAGCGGCAGCGGATCGGCGTGGCCCGCGCGCTGGCCGTCAAGCCCCGGCTGATCGTGGCCGACGAGCCGGTCTCGGCGCTCGACGTCTCGATCCAGGCACAGATCATCAACCTGCTGCGCGATCTCCAGCGCCAGATGGGGCTCACCTACCTGTTCGTGGCGCATGACCTGGCGGTGGTCGAGCATCTGAGCGATCGCGTCGCCGTCATGTATCTGGGTCGCGTGGTGGAGCTGGCGGGACGCGAGGCGATCTATCGCGATCCGCGGCATCCGTACACCGCGGCGCTGCTGTCGGCGATTCCGGTGCCGGACCCCGCGCGCCGGCGCCGGCGCATCGTCTTGAAGGGTGACGTGCCGAGCCCGGCCAAGCCGCCGCCCGGCTGCCCGTTCCATCCGCGCTGCTACATGGCTCAGCCCGAGTGCGCGCGCGAGGTGCCGCTGCTGCGCGAGGTGAAGCCGGGTCACTGGGCGGCGTGCCACTTCGCCGACCGCGTGCCTCAGGCCGTGGAAGCCGAGCTCCAGCGGATCCAGCAGGTCGAAGCCCCGATGGCCTGAGGCTCGGGCTCGGTCATCTTCCCCAACCTCATCGCCCGGGCGGGGAAATTTCCCCAGCTCGGCGCGCGGTCGCGTTCGCGGGCGGGATTCCGCCGCGGGAGCGCAATCCGGCCCGCGGCCGCGAATTCCGCGCTCCTGACCGCCCGCCGCGCGCCCTCCTGGCCGCGTCCGTTCGCCCATCGCCGGCTGGCACCGGCCTTGCGGTTCACTCCCGTCGAGCCGCGCGGCGTCGAAATACTGCCTCACGGCTCGCCCGAGGAAGTCCGGGCACAATCGAAGATTCCCGCTGTGTTCCCTGCGGGACTCGTGATTGGTCGGCTGTGGGCTGATCCCCCTATCGCGAGCGAAGGAGTCTACCGGTCCGGCACACGGTCCAGGCGGGGAACCATGAAGTAGGGCCCCGAGCCCGCGGCTGAAGAGCCTCTGCGCCCAACATCACGTCCGCGGCCGGGGCCCATGATTTTTCCCGCCGCGGGAATCCGCCCCGCTCGCGACCTCGAGCAGGACTCGAGCCCCGTGTTTTCGGATCGCGGCGTTGACCCCGTGCACCCAGCCTGATAGCGTGCCGCGCCACGAGTCGGCGCGATCGACGCGCCCCGAATCGACGTGGAGAATGGGGATCGCGTGCGGCGACTGGCCCTCGGGATGGTCGAGACGCGTGGCCTGGTGGCCGCCGTCGAGGCGGCGGATGCCATGTGCAAGACCGCTCCCGTGAAGCTGATCCGCTGCGAAATCGTGCGTGACGCCCGCGTCACGGTGGTGGTGCGGGGCGAGGTTTCCGAAGTCGAGTCGTCGGTGAGCGCAGGCGGCCGTGCCGCCGGGCGCGTGGGCGAGCTGCTCGCCACTCACGTGATTCCCGCGCTCGAGTCGGATGTCGCGACGTTGATGGAAAGGTCCGAGGCGCCGCGGCCTGCAGCCGCGCGACCCAGGGGAAGGAGCCGATGATGCAGGAAGAGGCGCTGGGACTCATCGAAACTCGCGGCTTCGTCGCAATGGTGGAGGCTTCCGACGCGATGGTGAAAGCCGCGCGCGTGTCGCTCGTCCACTACGAGAAGATCGGCGGCGGTTACGTCACCACCATTGTCCGCGGCGATGTGGCCGCGGTGCGCGCGGCCACCGAGGCGGGCGCCGCCGCCGCCGCGAAGGTCGGCGAGGTGGTGTCGGTCCACGTCATTCCGCGCCCGCACGCACAGCTCGAGGACGTCCTGCCGATTCGACTGCCGGAGCCGGCGGCCAGCAAGCGGTAGCGGCGTGATCCTCGCCCAGGTTCAGGGCACGGTGGTCTCGACCCGCAAGGACGTCGGGCTGCTCGGCCTCAAGCTGCTGCTGGTGCGCGAAGTCGACGCGCAATTCCAGCCCACCGGCAACCAGCTGGTGGCGGTGGACGCGGTCGGGGCCGGCACCGGCGAGCTGGTGCTGGTGGCTTCCGGGTCCTCGGCCCGGCTCACCGAGGTCTCGAAGGACAAACCGGTGGACGCGGTGATCAGCGGCATCGTCGACTCGGTCGAGATCGACGGCCGCGATGTCTATCGCAAGCACGAAGGCGCGCGGAGGTAGCCGATCGTGGCGCTCGAATCCCGCCAGATCGAATCCATCGTCGCCGACGTGCTCGAGCGCCTCGAGCAGGGGAGTCCCCGGGGCCCGGGCGGCGCCGCGCCGCTCGGGATCCATCCCGATCTCGATACCGCGGTGCGCGCCGCGCGCGAAGCGTTCGAGGCCTACGATCGCGTGCCGCTCGAGTCGCGCCGCGGCATCATCGCCGCGGTCCGCGAGCTGCTCGCCCGCAACTATCGCGCGCTGGCCGAGCTGGGGGTCGAAGAGACCGGTCTCGGCCGGGTCGAGGACAAGATCGTCAAGAACCGGCTGGTGACCGAGAAGACGCCGGGGGTCGAGGATCTCGAGCCCCACACCTGGACCGGCGATCACGGGCTGACCCTGATGGAGCGAGCGCCCTACGGCGTGATCGCGGTGATCACCCCGGTCACCAATCCCAGCGAGACCGTGATCAACAACGGCATCTCGATGATCGCGGGTGGCAATACCGCGGTGTTCTGTCCGCATCCCAACGCGCGGCGCGTTTCGGCGCTGGCGATCGATCTGATCAACCGCGCCGCGACCCGCGCCGGCGCGCCGCTGCCGCTGCTGCACGCCGTCGAGCGGCCGACGCTCGAGATCGCGCAGGCACTGCTCAAGTACAAGGGCATCCGTCTCAACGTCGTGACCGGCGGCCCGGGAGTGGTGAAGGAGGCGCTCGATGCCGGCAAGAAGGCGATCACCGCCGGCCCCGGCAATCCGCCCTCGGTGGTGGACGAGACCGCCGATCTCGACAAGGCGGCGCGCGACCTGATCGCCGGCGCCTCGCTCGACAACAACATCATCTGCACCGACGAGAAGGAAGTGGTGGCGGTGGCCCTGATCGCCGATCGCCTCAAGGAGGCCTTCGCCCGCGCCGGCGCGGTGGTGCTGGCGCCCCACCAGATCGAAAAGCTGCGCGCGCTGGTGCTCGAGAAGGAGCTTGGGGCCCGCAAGCACGCCGTCATCAATCGCAAGTTCGTGGGCAAGAACATCGACGTGATCCTCGCCGAGGCCGGCATCCCGTGCGACGCCTCGCGGCGGCTGGCGCTGTGCGACGTGGACAACGACCATCCGTTCGTGTGGACCGAGCTGATGATGCCGATCCTGCCGATGACGCGGCTGCGTTCGGTGGACGAGGCGATCGACTACGCGATCGAGGTCGAGCACGGCTTCCGCCACACCGCCTCGATGCACTCGCGCAACATCGAGAAGTTGTCGCGCATGGCGCGGGCCTGCAACTGCTCGATCTTCGTGAAGAACGGCCCGAATTTCGCCGGGCTCGGCATGGGAGGCGAAGGCCCGACCAGCTTCACCATCGCGAGTCCGACCGGCGAGGGGATGACCACCGCCCGCACCTTCACGCGACTGCGTCGTTGCACGCTGGTCGACCATTTCCGGATCGTGTGATGCCGGTCGCTCTCGCCGCGCTCGAGACCAGCAGCATCGCGCAGGGCCACGTGGTGGCCGACGCGCTGGTCAAGACCGCCGAGGTCGAGCTGATCGAGGCCGGACCCATCTCGCCCGGCAAGTACTGGGTCATGATCGGGGGCGAGGTGGGCCCGGTGCGGGCCGCGTGGACGCGTGGCCAGGCGGTGGCGGCCGAGACCCTGCTCGACCAGTTCTTCATTCCCCAGCTCCACGATTCGGTGCTGCCGGCGCTGCGCGGCGCGGTCTCGCCGGTGGATCACGACGCGCTCGGCGTGCTCGAGACCGCCACCGCGTCGGCGGCGATCGTCGCCGCTGACCACGCCGCCAAGGCGGCCGAGGTGCTGATCCGCGACGTGCGGCTCGCCAACGGCATCGGCGGGAAGGGCGTGGTGGTGCTCTCGGGCGCGGTCGGCGACGTCGAGGCCGCGGTCGCGGCCGGGCGAGCCGAAGCGCAGCGTGCCGGATTGCTGACCCGTTCGGTGGTCATCCCGCGTCTTCACCCGCAGCTCAAGGCGCGCCTGTTCTGAGATGA is a genomic window of Candidatus Sulfotelmatobacter sp. containing:
- a CDS encoding ABC transporter substrate-binding protein; protein product: AVENVKPDDYQSYLDGQKKGNYTLYDVGPSLASQFIWFNLNTVKEPGKDKPVGSTYVDPVKYGWFKQAAFRRAVSKAIDRDAMIRGPMFGYGMKSWSTVTPGNPNWFSPRITGDDYDPEGARQLLASIGMKDRNGDGVLEDSDGHPISFTMKTNSDNDLRKSMLTMVKEDLARVGVRITPLPTPFNTLTGNLRNDFDYDAIFLGLASGVPPDPGLSANVYRASGLTHFWNIKQRQPETPEEARLDALAVVLARSGNDAERRRAFLEIQKLMNEQAWFVFLPVVKIMIPVSNRFGNAQPQIVPNRVLWNMERVFLRQPARSG
- a CDS encoding ABC transporter permease, which encodes MRTYVLRRFLQLIPLLLGISAVTFLLLHLAPGSFLDQAAEDPTVTAARLEALRHQFGLDRPAWIQYLLYLGNLLRGNLGESFVRHQPVALVLRQALGNTLLLTGAAALVTWALALPLGTLAAARQHRWPDRLATVSAVLGLSIPEVLSGLLLLLLAARTGWFPVGGMRSLDWDRLSFMGKLGDLARHLALPALVVGLTPLASRMRQMRASLLDVLRLDYIATARAKGLGEFAVVTRHALRNALNPMITLFGYTLGALVSGSFVVEIIFSWPGLGRITLEALLAHDQWLVMGAVLMSSLVLVSGNLVADLLLVAADPRIRHE
- a CDS encoding ABC transporter permease, whose translation is MNDTRRESLRPRARFRLTPPAAAAAAVLGTLYLVALLGPFMAPYGQDSSDRARFYQPPQRLHWVDEQGGFHLRPFVRPVVASSGGGFAYAEDASRRLPLRFLVHGEAYRWLGVLHSDRHLFGVGGSERVLLLGADGFGRDVLSRLIFGSQVSLTVGLVGIAISFSIGMLLGGISGYFGGWADTLLMRFCELLLSIPGLYLILALRSLFPPDLPNPLVYLGIVGILALVGWASLARVIRGLVLSIRESEYVAAAEALGMGRVRILVRHILPNTLSFAVVAATLAVPGYVLGEVALSFLGVGVQEPAASWGNMLNQARSLRVLSSFPWLLYAPGAAIVLTVMAYNLLGDGLRDALDPRAAKAR
- a CDS encoding ABC transporter ATP-binding protein gives rise to the protein MSEPLLEVRDLQTHFHTDDGVVRAVDGVSFELDAGETLAVVGESGSGKSVTSLSILRLIPEPPGKIVGGSIRFRGRDLLSLGPREMRSIRGKEISMIFQEPMTSLNPVYTCGEQVLEAIVLHDRVSRAEARKRAIETLALVGIPSPGQRVDEYPHQLSGGMRQRVMIAMALACRPAILIADEPTTALDVTIQAQILELLHRLQRELGMAVLLITHDLGVVAETADRVAVMYAGQVVEYCDVRSTFERTRHPYTAGLLHSLPRLGEARESLRVIPGTVPNPARFPSGCRFHPRCPVAVDRCRTELPPLETLESGHRVRCWRAAEIAEGTVTPFAAEGAPRG
- a CDS encoding dipeptide ABC transporter ATP-binding protein, with protein sequence MADPLLVVEELRKHFPIRRGLFSRVVGQVRAVDGVSFHIASGEVLGMVGESGCGKTTTGRCVLRLIEPTSGRVKFDGRDVTAMKRGELRSMRREMQIVFQDPYSSLNPRLTVGSMLGEALAIHGIARGAKARERIAELLVLVGLSPDHARRYPHEFSGGQRQRIGVARALAVKPRLIVADEPVSALDVSIQAQIINLLRDLQRQMGLTYLFVAHDLAVVEHLSDRVAVMYLGRVVELAGREAIYRDPRHPYTAALLSAIPVPDPARRRRRIVLKGDVPSPAKPPPGCPFHPRCYMAQPECAREVPLLREVKPGHWAACHFADRVPQAVEAELQRIQQVEAPMA
- a CDS encoding BMC domain-containing protein, which encodes MRRLALGMVETRGLVAAVEAADAMCKTAPVKLIRCEIVRDARVTVVVRGEVSEVESSVSAGGRAAGRVGELLATHVIPALESDVATLMERSEAPRPAAARPRGRSR
- the eutM gene encoding ethanolamine utilization microcompartment protein EutM; translated protein: MMQEEALGLIETRGFVAMVEASDAMVKAARVSLVHYEKIGGGYVTTIVRGDVAAVRAATEAGAAAAAKVGEVVSVHVIPRPHAQLEDVLPIRLPEPAASKR
- a CDS encoding EutN/CcmL family microcompartment protein; translation: MILAQVQGTVVSTRKDVGLLGLKLLLVREVDAQFQPTGNQLVAVDAVGAGTGELVLVASGSSARLTEVSKDKPVDAVISGIVDSVEIDGRDVYRKHEGARR
- a CDS encoding aldehyde dehydrogenase family protein codes for the protein MALESRQIESIVADVLERLEQGSPRGPGGAAPLGIHPDLDTAVRAAREAFEAYDRVPLESRRGIIAAVRELLARNYRALAELGVEETGLGRVEDKIVKNRLVTEKTPGVEDLEPHTWTGDHGLTLMERAPYGVIAVITPVTNPSETVINNGISMIAGGNTAVFCPHPNARRVSALAIDLINRAATRAGAPLPLLHAVERPTLEIAQALLKYKGIRLNVVTGGPGVVKEALDAGKKAITAGPGNPPSVVDETADLDKAARDLIAGASLDNNIICTDEKEVVAVALIADRLKEAFARAGAVVLAPHQIEKLRALVLEKELGARKHAVINRKFVGKNIDVILAEAGIPCDASRRLALCDVDNDHPFVWTELMMPILPMTRLRSVDEAIDYAIEVEHGFRHTASMHSRNIEKLSRMARACNCSIFVKNGPNFAGLGMGGEGPTSFTIASPTGEGMTTARTFTRLRRCTLVDHFRIV
- a CDS encoding BMC domain-containing protein, which codes for MPVALAALETSSIAQGHVVADALVKTAEVELIEAGPISPGKYWVMIGGEVGPVRAAWTRGQAVAAETLLDQFFIPQLHDSVLPALRGAVSPVDHDALGVLETATASAAIVAADHAAKAAEVLIRDVRLANGIGGKGVVVLSGAVGDVEAAVAAGRAEAQRAGLLTRSVVIPRLHPQLKARLF